One Tunturibacter gelidoferens genomic region harbors:
- a CDS encoding tetratricopeptide repeat protein: protein MQARQLTAWERAGLISPREDYSFEALGQLRRLRDLQATTKISAKNIRASVDAMQRLGGVRNPLLEASFVRRGSRLSFRHGGALMDPVTQQLAFDFETAPARQLRVVGSGDAVLRQAAEVQEMFLRAVQLEENPATIPEAAEIYAAILTMRPQHAPALINLGTIHYNLRRFEEAEGLYRQATLADPEYALAFFDLGNVLDEMQRLAEATTAYQKAVALVPQYADAHYNLALAYERQGQRRRALRHWLAYVRLDPVGPWANHAKEQARKILNTEKLSIVSRRGRLVKVAG, encoded by the coding sequence TTGCAGGCACGCCAGCTGACGGCGTGGGAGCGAGCGGGGCTGATCTCTCCCCGCGAAGACTACTCTTTTGAAGCGTTGGGCCAACTGCGAAGGCTGCGCGATCTGCAGGCGACGACGAAGATCTCTGCGAAAAATATACGAGCGTCGGTAGATGCTATGCAGCGGCTGGGGGGAGTGCGAAACCCGCTGCTGGAGGCGAGCTTTGTGCGTCGTGGATCGCGGTTGAGCTTCCGGCATGGCGGTGCGCTGATGGATCCGGTGACACAGCAGCTTGCCTTTGATTTCGAAACTGCACCGGCACGTCAGCTTCGCGTTGTGGGCAGCGGAGACGCTGTTCTGCGGCAGGCGGCAGAGGTGCAGGAGATGTTTTTGCGGGCCGTGCAGCTGGAGGAAAATCCGGCTACGATCCCGGAGGCTGCCGAGATCTACGCGGCGATTCTGACGATGCGTCCACAGCATGCACCGGCGTTGATCAATCTCGGGACGATCCACTACAATCTGCGCCGATTTGAAGAAGCGGAAGGGCTCTATCGACAGGCGACGCTGGCCGACCCCGAGTACGCGCTCGCGTTCTTTGACCTGGGCAATGTGCTGGACGAGATGCAGCGGCTGGCTGAGGCGACGACTGCCTATCAGAAGGCGGTTGCGTTGGTTCCCCAGTATGCGGATGCACACTACAATCTTGCGTTGGCGTATGAGCGGCAGGGCCAGCGTCGACGGGCGTTGCGGCACTGGCTGGCGTATGTGCGGCTTGACCCAGTTGGGCCGTGGGCAAACCATGCCAAAGAGCAGGCTAGGAAGATTTTGAATACCGAGAAGCTCTCGATCGTCAGCCGGCGTGGACGTCTGGTGAAGGTCGCTGGATAG